The nucleotide window CGTACAGTGGTACCCTAAGGTGAGAATACTCCAAGGGGAACTCAAATAGAGAAGGTTTGGTCACACAAATGTTCTAGGTGGAAAAGGTCTAGATGGATATTTAAATTGATTGGCATAGTAACAAAACCCCACCTCACGACCCCCTACCCCGTCCTGGGTCCAAACACAAGCGGTACTCCACTACAAACCTATCAATGAATGTGTTTAACTATGAATTCCCTGCAGACAAAGGACCTtctttctcttctcctcatctATTGTCATTGTGTCTGTTTCAGTACTGTGTCCTCCAGCATCAATGCGCTGGTGGCTGTCACTGTGGAGGACTTTGTCAGGCCAGTGTGCAAAAACCTGACAGAGAAACAGGTGTCCTGGATCAACATGGGCCTCAGTGAGTTTCACACAAAACAATAACcgtctgacaaaatgtcatgaccgccacagccctatgtAAGACGAACAAAATTATATGTGGGTTCATTCAAATAATACTGTGATACAAATATAGAAGGTCAGTTAGAATTTTTCTTTAGTATGTACATTATATGTTGTTACTTTACATGTAAATATATTCTTAATCATCATATGTTTATGGGATATTTAATTATCTTTGGACATATTCCAGGTGTTTTCTTCGGGTTTTTGTGCATTGGGATGGCTGCAATAGCTTCCCTGATGGGAAGCATTTTGCAGGTAGGAAAACAATCAGATGTGGCTCTGTAGCACCACCTGCTGTCTGGTAGTCATCCCCTCCACTTTATGTTTCTAACAGTTATCTCTTTTCAGGCAGCACTGTCCATATTTGGAATGATAAGTGGACCTCTTCTTGGACTTTACGTACTAGGCATGTTCTGGCGCACAGCCAACTCAACAGTAGGCATCCCCAATCTTATTCATATCAATGTCATCATTCATACTCAAAGACTGATTAACTCATTACTCAAAGAGAAATGAACATCTGTAAACACTATAAAAGTCCTGACATACAAATCAATATTTTGTTGTTAAATACAACAATGTTAAAGGTTAGGCAACATACAAATGTATATAAGGTATCTCTATAGGTAAGACAGTACTGAGACTGCTTCCTTATGCCTTGCAGGGGGGACTCACAGGACTGATTGTGGGCCTTGTTATTACCCTGTGGGTAGGGATTGGAGCGCAGATATACCCACCCTTAGCTGATAAGACCAACCCCCTGCCAATCAGTGTGGCAGGCTGTAACCGCACACAGGACCTGAACTACACCACCCTGACCCCATGGACCAGCGCAGTAACACTGACCCCTCTGCCCGAGTGAGTTACTCACAGTCACTTTAGAACCACTGTCTCCAAAgtcaccctattccccatatagtgtaCAACCTTTGACCAGTCCTATGGTGCTTATAGCTATGGTTTAGCAGCCTTGTTAAACCAGCCTGATCTTGCTACAGCTTACATTCTGTTTCACTGGAAGGAATCTGATTTCACGAGGCTAGTGTGTTAGGGGGGCTGAGATAAAGTTGCTCAGGTATAACTCTTTCTCTTGTAGTTACAGTGACCGGCCAGCTCTGGCAGACTCATGGTACTCCCTGTCCTACTTGTACTTCTGTCTCCTGGGCTCTCTGGTGACTGTGATCGTGGGCCTGGTGGTAAGCGCTATCACAGGTGAGGACACCTCCTTTAGCGCTAACCCTAACAGCATAGTGCATGTATTGAGTTATGTTTGACATCATGACCTGACGAGGAGTTTGGTTtcggaaaaactctgggccctaagTATAATGACTTAGGCTTGTTCAAATTGATATTGTATGCATTTACTTATTAAGCCAGACatctccctgtgttgtgtctTTCCAGGTGGCTGCAAGCAGGAGAATCTACGCTTGGATCTCTTTGTAAGGAGAAGTGATCTATTCTGCGCTGGCTGTGGCAAGGACTCAGAGGTAAAGCCTcttcctccaaccctctctctctcatactgtagACCTACATCTGTATTGAATGTTCTGTGgctgtgtctatctgtgtgtgtgttaactggcTCCTGGTGTGGTCTTTGTGTGTCTTCCACAGGCATTAGACTCTGAGATTAATGAAAAGGCTGGATCAGAGCTGAAGAATGGATCAAACAACGCTGGATTCAAAGACTCTCAGTTTAACATTGTGGAGAAGGATGTGGAGAAGGTCACTAAaatgtgatgctgccaccaagCTAAATGCACTCTGTCAACTGGAGTGCTCCAAGAGAACGATTTGTCCGCTCACCTTTCCATTCTAGATTTATTGTAAGGAAATGCATTGCTAAGAAAAGGAAGCCCAAGTGTGTAATTACGCAGATGAAGTCTCTAATCAGCAAATGTGTGTGAAGAACAAGAACAAAGGACTAGCATTACTAACCCCATATTCAACAGGGTCAATATGAACCGTGGGTCCGACAAAACATACATGTTATTTTCAATTTATTGCTGCCGAGAGTTGTAATAGTAGAGAATGCACAAGGCACCAATTCAAAATGTGTTAGTGTACGGGCAGTTTTCCTCTTGCTATGTCACTCACTGACAGACTTTAAAGAGCTATTTATAACCTGTCAAAAATGTCCAGTTGATCAACTAGGTAGCCTATGGTAGCTAGGTAGGTATGTTAGGCTAACCAGCTATCTAAATCTTGTAGTTATCATGGCCAGATTAATTGACCAGGGGCCTCAACCCCAAAGCGACCTCCTTTGTTTTTGTTGAGTCACTAAAGTATCATGTGAACACACATATGACATGGCAAAATGTCTATAATtggaggaaattagctttaaaactgcaacaacaaaaataaatcgccaacaagaggggtgtgaacagtttggggtcGATGGGTTGTCAGGTAGGGGTTTATGACTTTTCAACATTGTGTTAAGATTATAAATAAAATAGGTTTAATTAAAAATACATAAATTAAAATGTACATCTAACCTACTTGTCACTACAAACAATGGACTTGTAATATGAGCACATGCAGTTGATATGTAATCAtgtttattttgtgttttacaGCCCTTTAGGCTGATACAATACATTTTACTGTATATTCATTTTGTGGCCATAAAGATTGTGCTGACATGTATACCGAGTTAGCTTGCTGTGATTGTTCTTTTTGGGATTTCTTTCATTGTCAAGTTGTTTTCACAAACATGCTTGGTTCAGAGCAATGAGCTAGACACAAATGCATGCTTATTTCTAAACAGGTTAGGAGCGCAACAGTTATACTGTATCTTGTATGCATCACATGCATCTTTACCGAGGTGACCATATTCATTAACCACAAACAACTGTACGCTACTAACATACTACTTCAATGTTGTTTTCCTGGGGCAAATACCCAGGGTCACATACAGTTAACATGCAGTAGACAAAGCGATTTGTGCAGCCTACCATACACAAACATCCAAAAAAAGGTAGAGAAATCACATCCTTCCATTCTTGCCTCTCCGGAACACTGGTTTAAATAATAACTTAAAGATAACGTATCTGCAAAAAGTTCTGATTTGTTGACTGTAAGCCTACATGTAAAGAGTTTGTCTGACTAATGACCAGGTCTCCTTGCCAACCAGCAGACAATAAAGGAAGTGAACACAGAAGAGGACCGCCCACTTCACATTTCACTGGGCCATGAAAGCAAGCCTTCTGCTCTCTGCGGTCTGTAGGGAGTGGATAACAAAGCAATAAACCAAGTTCCTGGTTTCACTCTCATGGGTGCTGGCTGTGTAAGGTGAGCTAAAACTATTTTCTGAATGTTGACTGTGAAAATAAAATGGTAGAGGTATAGGGAAGGCCAGAAACACAGTCGAAAGATAGCATGTTAATTAAACACCATATGTGCTTAATATTTCAGTTGCCCTCTACTTAGTTTCAGAAGGCAGGTGCATTGGTATTGTTCCGGTTCCAACCACATTTTGTCGTGTACACATACTGTATTTTGCAGATGTtctcgcaggtgcagcgaaatgcttatgtttctagcttcgacagtgcagtaatacataaCACTAATTTAaatgaagaaatatcagaacgagcaatgtcagagaccggaatatatatatatatatacactactgtttataatatatatacactaccgttcaaaagtttggggtgacTAAGAAATGACCTTGTTTAataaagaaaagctcattttttgtccattaaaataacataaaattgatcagaaatacagtatagacattgttaatgttgtaaatgactattgtagcaggaaacagctgatttttaatggaatatctacataggcgtacagaggcccattatcagcaaccatccctcctgtgttccaatgacagacgcctcacaagtcctcaactggcagcttcattaaatagtacccgcaaaagtttgcagagttgcaaagaaaaagccatatctctgtccagtgtctgtgttattttgcccattttattcttttctttttattggccaatctgagatatgtctttttctttacatctctgcctagaaggccagcatcccggagtcgcctcttcactgttgatgttgagactggtatatatatatatatatatatactgtatgtatatatactgtatgtatataatggtgtgtatggGCAGTATATGAATAGGAAAGGTGTGTGcatcagtagttatataggatgagccttgactggaatacagtatatacatatgaagtagGTAAAACggtatgtagacattattaaagtacccagtgttcaatgactatgtacgtAGGGCAACAGTCTCGAAGCAGAAGGGttggtggtagccagctagtaacagtgactaagttcagggcagggtactgggcagaggccggctagtggtgatagaagctgttttttagtctctatgtcccagctttgatgcacctgtactgtctccgtcTTCTAGATGGTAGGGTTTTTTGATACTGTAGGCTCTCGTTTAGTTATTATGATGTTAATTCTTTAGTGGGCTGAAAGAGGTGCGATTCTGCCTACCTCGGTCAAATACACATGTGCTGTAACATTTTGCTAATACAAAGGCTACTATACACAGCAGGCCTACCTGAATACAATGACAAAACATGGGTCGTGATCAACGTTTCCTCTAAACGACGTGCGTGCAGTTACCCGTGACTGCTACGCAGCTCCCCTGTGACTACTGCGCAGAAGAAATACTCTTTATCAGTCCACCGAGAGAAGAACGAGATTGAACTTcgctcaactttctagagttttccatgttagttaacactatcagcgTTTGCGTTACTGTGgaaattgtgatcgaatcaacgcaatattagccactttcaatgcaacctCCCGAAACAAAACGAACAATGCAAGAGATTGcattgtaggcagaacgcatcagagtaggattctattgcattgataGGCATGGTCTCATCCCGTAAACTATACAGACCGgtgcggcataaccaatcagagctgtagtaagcctatatgcaaatagatcATTGTCATAAATGGATCCATGCTATTTGTTTTGATCTGGACTTTACAGCTGTGGTCGTGAGTAGATGTGCTTCTTTTGCGATTAAAGCAAGAGCTGCATGTGGCCAcctgtgcacattttgttcatatcctttgctagtttgttattagcccagttatagataatttgtagtcagcaataggggagtgattgcttcctacaagatcCCAACATGTGTACCTttctagacatttttgaaaagcgagtcaggtaaagagctttttttatgtgttaaaggggcagtgttgtattttgagacaggcttgaataagctaagtagccagtAGGCAGATGGTAggataatttgtctgattctctgtaataatggtatgggaataataatgcattttattttgtaaaatggtttcttgcatcaaacaacccCATTGTCAGTCACCTCCTtatctgaaggacaagtggataaacaggttaatgtctaGCGCtgcttgttttgttttttcaaaagtctcatggaatgtaggcctacattgaaaaccacacattggctgctactgtaggctgaatgatagaacagctatttacatgttaaaatgttatgggatgcattttgtccattgtttttgatggtaggtcactctggtaggcctacattatgatcaaatagccacagtagcctattTGGCCACTGTttaaactgtaacttaaagcgggtacagcctcagtggtCACAGTAATCTCGctctggaagttgcacagaattttcacaacattcaagtttgcgctcagcagaccagaaatttgctcagtgccaaaAACATTTTTAAGAGACCATTGGTTGTGACTCATATGTATGTTATCCTTTGGGACTGTGAAAAAATAGGACAAGTACAGGCTTGTGTTGTTTCTATATAAGAACACACAGCCTGAGGGACTTTAAGATATGGTTGGTCAACACTGTATACACAGCTGGTTTAAGAAAAATTGGGATCCTTATAATACATGTTTTTATTATGTTGTTCACTATAGGACCAAAGAGAACATGATGGCCATTGATCACAGACTTTCTCTACCTCTGGCAAGTTTTATTTTGGCCATTTCCTTGACTACAACTACAACTCTGACAAGCTCTTCTGAGAGAGGAACTAATGCCACTGCCACAAATATCCGTTTGGTTACTGCAATCATAGAGACAATGGCTCCAAACCAGACCTACACCACTGCCATGCCAACTCCTTCAAATGTCACTGTTGACGGTGCTCTCTCTACTACAAGTTACCATAACTCAAGTCAGAACAGCACTGGAACAACAACTCACAGTGCTGTGCAGGACAACTCAACAACCACAACAGCACCGGCTGAGAGCTCAAACACAACCACTGAGTCAACACCATCAGCTTTGGCCCCTACAGCTAATGCTACATCTGCAGCCATTACAGTCCCGGGTATAGTCCCCTCCACTCCACCAACCACCCAAGCAGCCAAGACCACTGAAAACCAAAGCAGTACATCAAATATCCCGCCACAACAATCCACTAAGAATCTTCCTCAAACCACCAATGCCGCCACGTCGATGACAACAGCAACACATAATGTGACACAAGGTAACTGCTGCTGGTTGATATGTCTGTCTTTTAAAGATGATTATTTATTATGCAACATAAATGTAAGTGAATTTCAATTATTCACATCTTTCCTGGTTTATTCAACAGGTTTTGGACTAGACAATTCAGAAAAAGGCATGACGGTTTTCTTCAGTGTTGTGCTCGGGGTGTTTGTTCTGGGAATATTTATGTACACGTTGAATAGATGGAACCATATGAGGCAATACTCACATCGGCCTCTCTATAACAACTCTGAGGCCGAAGGTAAGAGAATTCATATATCATGTTCTCATAAAATCTTTTGTCAATATCTCAAATGTATTTTGTCATTCTCACTAAGATGTAGACACATTGACAGTGCATGCAGGCTCCAATTGAATATTATATTAATTTCATTCTTGTgtaatacataaatatatattgtattatagctGACACATTTGTGCTACTGTAGTGAATGTTACATTAGTTCTCACAACTCTACTCAATGCATTTTCAGTGGGTGGATCCCTGGCAGCAGACGACACACTTGTAATTTCAGGAGGACTCTACGATGGTTCACAAATCTACAATCCAACTATGACAACTACTGATATGACGGAGGATGAGTTCAATTTGGATAACCGTCTACATGTGTCCCAGCCATCACAGTTCCGCCTGGAGTTCTTAACTGAAGAACGAGAGAGCTCCCCAGGCTATGAGGCCTCGACCTTTCATGCTTTTCAGCCAATTGATGATGATTATTAATGTCAATTCtagcttcttcttttttttaaacatcaCTTTAACAGTTGCAttgtttatacagttgaagtcggaggtttacatacacttaggttggagtcattaaaacttgtttttcaaccactccacaaatcttttgtaaacaaactatagttttggcaagtcggttaggacatctactttgtgcatgacacgtcatttttccaacaattgtttacagacagattatttcactattcactgtatcacaattccagtgggtcaaaagtttacatacagtaagttgactgtgcctttaattaaacagcttggaaaattccagaaaattatgtcatggctttagaagcttctgataggctaattgacatcatttgagtcaattggaggtgtacctgcggatgtctttcaaggcctaccttcaaaatcgatgcctctttgcttgacataatgggaaatttaaaagaaatcagccaagacctcaattgtagatctccacaagtctggttcatccttgggagcaatttccaaacgcctgaaggtaccacgttcatctgttcaaacaatagtacgcaagtataaacaccatgggaccacacagccctcataccgctcaagaaggagacgtgttctgtctcctagagatgaacgtactttggtgcgaaaagtgcaaatcaattccagaacaacagcaaaggaccttgagaagatgctgtaggaaacaggcacaaaagtatctatatccacagtaaaaagagtcctatatcaacataacctgaaaggccactcagcaaggaagaagccactgctccgaaaCCAAATgcaataaacaaacaaaacaaaataacaaaaatagaaatgtttggccataaagaccatcattatgtttggaggaaaaagggggacgcttgcaagccaacgaacaccatcccaaccatgaagcacgggggtggcagcatcatgttgtaggggtgctttgctgcaggagggactggtacacttcacaaaatagatggcatcatgagggaggaaatttatgtggatatattgaagcaacatctcaagacatcagtgaggaagttaaagcttggtcgcaaatgggtcttccaaatggacaatgaccccaagcatacttccaaagttgtggagaaattaaggacaacaaagtcaaggtattggagtggccatcacaaagccctgacctcaatcctatagaacatttgtgggcagaactgaaaaagtgtgtgtgagcaaggaggcctacaaacctgactcggttacactagctctgtcaggaggaatgggccaaaattcacccaacttattgtgggaagcttgtggaaggctacccgaaacgtttggccgaagttaaacaatttaaaggcaatgctaccaaatactaattgagtgtatgtaaacttctgacccactgggaatgtgatgaaagaaataaacgctgaaataaatccttctctctactattattctgacatttcacattcttaaaataaagtggtggtcctaagtgacctaagacggggaccttttactcggattaaatgtcaggaattgtgaaaaactgagtttaaatgtatttggctaaggtgtatgtaaacttccgacttcaactgtataatttttttttatgtatattattatttttttttcttcttagtACTTTTTTCACCCTACCATTCCATCCCTAATTGGATTCAgctaatggacaacaatacttatACCGCTACTTACAGTTATTTCGCTCTATGATACCTGTAGTTAAATAATTATACATGTATTCTTAACTTCCTCTTTCTTCAAGTGTTGGATTTTCACCCACAGCGGCCAATCCATTATTCATTCTGATCTTAACTCCAACCCTCCGATGTCCACAGATTAACCCATCTTTCCCAGTGTAATGCCATTGTTCTATTTCCTTTTACAATACATCCCTTCATTTTACTATGATGTCTTACGAGGGTCCTGAACTTCCCTAATTGTAAGATTTCTACCGATATTGCCCTAAAAATGTATACTTTACCTAGGCGTATAATGATATTTCGCATTGACTGATTGTGGTTTTTCAGATCCCCTAACAAGATCCCCTAATTAAGACTgaacaaccattcctggacctgactCCAAAATCGAGCCACCAATGGACTGTACCATGAAATATGTtctattgattctgtttcctCATGACAGTCTGCACAAGGCTGACTGTTCAATGCCCAATATACTGAGCATTCATTTTGTAGCAAGTATTTTATATTATAGCTTAAATTTAAAAGAATTGATTGAAGTGTCAATTCATAGACCCGATGCCAAGGTAATGAGACATCAAAAGCCTGTTGTCAACTGACTTTAATTTTATACGTATTGCTGTCAAACACTTTGACTGATACATTTTTTGATTTAGACTACTCATTTTAAGCCATTTATGATTTTTAATGGGTGGCAGAGATGAATTctttaatttcttcaaaaagtaaTGGTctcttccaattttgtggcagtGCTGCAATGAGTTGGTTATAATTTTGGATTGAGCATATACCTCCATACACTGTTGTTAGTATGCTTGTTTGACATAAGTTTACAATCTTTTTCATGATTTTTTCTGTATAAGTAAATTGGAGTTTAGCCATATTATTTGCTGTAAAATTAGATCTTCCTTTTCTGGAgaatgaaattgaaattgtagccaacTCTGTAAAAAGGAGGATACTTGAAACGGattgtacactaagtgtacaaaacattaggaacatttgCTTTCtccttgacatagactgaccaggtgaatccaggttaaagttatgatcccttattaa belongs to Salvelinus namaycush isolate Seneca chromosome 20, SaNama_1.0, whole genome shotgun sequence and includes:
- the LOC120065027 gene encoding uncharacterized protein YBL113C-like isoform X2, translating into MGAGCVRTKENMMAIDHRLSLPLASFILAISLTTTTTLTSSSERGTNATATNIRLVTAIIETMAPNQTYTTAMPTPSNVTVDGALSTTSYHNSSQNSTGTTTHSAVQDNSTTTTAPAESSNTTTESTPSALAPTANATSAAITVPGIVPSTPPTTQAAKTTENQSSTSNIPPQQSTKNLPQTTNAATSMTTATHNVTQGFGLDNSEKGMTVFFSVVLGVFVLGIFMYTLNRWNHMRQYSHRPLYNNSEAEVGGSLAADDTLVISGGLYDGSQIYNPTMTTTDMTEDEFNLDNRLHVSQPSQFRLEFLTEERESSPGYEASTFHAFQPIDDDY
- the LOC120065027 gene encoding uncharacterized protein YBL113C-like isoform X1; the encoded protein is MCTFLDIFEKRVRTKENMMAIDHRLSLPLASFILAISLTTTTTLTSSSERGTNATATNIRLVTAIIETMAPNQTYTTAMPTPSNVTVDGALSTTSYHNSSQNSTGTTTHSAVQDNSTTTTAPAESSNTTTESTPSALAPTANATSAAITVPGIVPSTPPTTQAAKTTENQSSTSNIPPQQSTKNLPQTTNAATSMTTATHNVTQGFGLDNSEKGMTVFFSVVLGVFVLGIFMYTLNRWNHMRQYSHRPLYNNSEAEVGGSLAADDTLVISGGLYDGSQIYNPTMTTTDMTEDEFNLDNRLHVSQPSQFRLEFLTEERESSPGYEASTFHAFQPIDDDY